In one window of Hominilimicola fabiformis DNA:
- a CDS encoding ATP-binding protein: MIRQVIKIDEDKCTGCGICADACQEGAIVIVDGKAKLLRDDYCDGLGNCLPTCPTNAISFETREAAAFDEDAVKQNMQKAKEQEKPAFVCPGSMAKAIKHNTETSTPVSTSQLSQWPVQIKLVPVNAPYFDNANLLIAADCSAYAYGNFHNKFIKNRITLIGCPKLDDIDYTEKLQAIIESNNIKSVTIVRMEVPCCGGIEYAAKTALQNSGKFIPWQVYTIGTNGEILD, encoded by the coding sequence ATGATAAGACAAGTTATAAAAATAGATGAAGATAAATGTACAGGTTGCGGTATTTGTGCCGATGCCTGTCAAGAAGGTGCAATAGTGATTGTTGACGGCAAGGCAAAGCTTTTGCGTGACGATTACTGCGACGGTTTAGGAAACTGCTTACCTACCTGTCCGACTAATGCGATTTCTTTTGAAACCCGTGAAGCCGCAGCATTTGATGAAGATGCGGTAAAGCAAAATATGCAGAAAGCAAAAGAACAAGAAAAGCCTGCGTTTGTCTGTCCGGGCAGTATGGCAAAGGCTATAAAGCACAATACTGAAACAAGCACGCCTGTTTCAACGAGCCAACTTTCACAATGGCCGGTACAAATCAAACTTGTACCTGTCAACGCACCGTATTTTGACAATGCCAATCTTCTTATTGCGGCAGATTGCAGTGCATACGCTTACGGCAATTTTCACAACAAGTTTATAAAAAACAGAATTACACTAATCGGTTGTCCGAAACTTGACGATATTGACTACACCGAAAAATTGCAAGCGATTATCGAAAGCAACAACATTAAGAGTGTTACGATAGTTCGTATGGAAGTTCCATGTTGCGGCGGTATTGAGTATGCCGCAAAAACAGCGTTGCAAAACAGCGGTAAATTCATTCCGTGGCAAGTTTATACAATCGGTACAAACGGTGAAATTTTAGATTAA
- a CDS encoding chromate transporter: protein MLLLKLFFSFIQVGLFSVGGGYAAIPLIQEQIVNIHHLMTMEEFSDLITVAEMTPGPISINSSTFVGMRIAGIGGVLLCSLGCIIPSFVICFILAYFYYKYRTVGGVQTVLSALRPAVVALITSAGTSILMLALFQTDIFSASLKDIRFVELGIFLVALFLLRKFKMNAITIILGSGVVGTLIYMLLGMV, encoded by the coding sequence ATGCTTTTACTGAAATTATTTTTTTCATTTATACAAGTCGGTCTGTTCAGTGTCGGTGGCGGTTATGCCGCAATTCCGCTTATTCAGGAACAAATAGTAAACATACACCACCTTATGACTATGGAGGAATTTTCCGACCTTATCACTGTTGCGGAAATGACCCCGGGTCCTATTTCCATAAATTCATCAACATTTGTCGGTATGCGTATCGCCGGTATAGGTGGTGTGTTGCTTTGTTCGCTCGGCTGTATCATTCCGTCATTTGTCATATGCTTTATACTCGCGTATTTCTACTATAAATACCGCACTGTCGGCGGAGTTCAGACGGTTTTATCCGCCCTTCGTCCAGCTGTTGTCGCACTTATAACCTCCGCAGGCACATCTATACTAATGCTCGCACTTTTCCAAACCGATATTTTTTCTGCATCGTTAAAAGATATTCGTTTTGTCGAACTCGGTATATTCCTTGTGGCGCTGTTTTTACTCAGAAAATTTAAAATGAACGCAATTACAATTATTCTTGGCAGTGGTGTTGTCGGAACGTTGATTTATATGCTTTTGGGAATGGTATAA
- a CDS encoding chromate transporter, whose amino-acid sequence MKKSKAWILWTLFKSMFVLSSCTFGGGFVIVSLMKKKFVEELQWLDEDEMLDVTAITQSAPGPLPVNASVIIGYRMAGILGSLSAVFGTILPPMIVLSIISLFYNQFRTNKYIAVALQVMRAGVAAVIFDVVINLAKNVFKTRRILYIAMMIIAFVCTYFLGVSAMIVILVCLGIGLLDLLVSVLKEKHKKEIG is encoded by the coding sequence ATGAAAAAAAGTAAAGCGTGGATATTATGGACATTATTTAAGTCTATGTTTGTTTTAAGCTCATGTACATTCGGCGGCGGATTTGTAATCGTTTCATTAATGAAGAAAAAATTTGTTGAGGAGTTGCAATGGCTTGATGAGGACGAAATGCTTGACGTGACCGCAATAACTCAGTCCGCACCCGGTCCGCTGCCTGTCAACGCGTCTGTTATAATCGGTTACAGAATGGCAGGAATTTTAGGCTCGCTTTCCGCCGTTTTCGGCACAATATTGCCTCCCATGATTGTACTTTCAATCATATCTCTGTTCTATAACCAATTCCGAACAAACAAATACATAGCCGTTGCACTTCAAGTTATGCGTGCAGGCGTTGCGGCAGTTATATTTGACGTTGTTATAAATCTTGCGAAAAACGTATTCAAAACCCGCAGAATTTTATATATCGCAATGATGATTATTGCGTTTGTATGTACTTATTTTTTAGGGGTAAGCGCTATGATAGTCATACTCGTATGTCTTGGAATAGGCCTACTCGATTTACTTGTGTCGGTTTTAAAAGAGAAACATAAAAAGGAGATCGGATAA